The following are encoded in a window of Candidatus Eisenbacteria bacterium genomic DNA:
- a CDS encoding DMT family transporter, whose product MSPRGGEAPAVAAMVAATLLWGGTFVAIRDTVVAIPPAMLVGARFAAAAAVFALLVAARGRAPAARDVWAGLGTGVLMLGGYYFQAEGLRFTSAGSSAFLTCAGTLLAAFLAWPLLGQRPGGMLIAGIALALAGSALLSLREGLRLGRGELLTLLGAAIYALQVVALGRFAPAADPLVLTGAQALTVALALAPSAREAPAAFAALGTEGWLRFGYLAIAGSMLAPLLQVLAQRRLPPGRIGLLFALEPVFAVAFALTIGAERFESRWWLGAGLILSAVVMVEWRAGASESRPARP is encoded by the coding sequence GTGAGCCCGCGGGGCGGCGAGGCCCCCGCGGTCGCGGCCATGGTCGCCGCGACGCTGCTGTGGGGCGGCACCTTCGTCGCGATCCGCGACACCGTCGTTGCGATTCCGCCAGCGATGCTGGTGGGCGCGCGCTTCGCGGCGGCCGCCGCCGTCTTCGCCCTCCTCGTCGCGGCGCGCGGGCGCGCTCCGGCTGCTCGCGACGTGTGGGCGGGCCTGGGCACCGGGGTGCTCATGCTGGGCGGTTACTACTTCCAGGCCGAGGGCCTGCGCTTCACCTCGGCCGGCAGCTCGGCCTTCCTGACCTGCGCCGGAACCCTGCTCGCGGCGTTCCTGGCCTGGCCACTGCTCGGCCAGCGACCCGGAGGCATGCTCATCGCCGGGATCGCGCTGGCGCTTGCGGGCTCGGCGCTGCTGTCGCTGCGGGAAGGCCTGCGCCTTGGGCGGGGGGAACTGCTGACGCTGCTCGGCGCGGCGATCTACGCGCTGCAGGTCGTGGCGCTCGGCCGGTTCGCGCCCGCGGCGGACCCGCTCGTGCTCACGGGCGCCCAGGCGCTGACCGTCGCGCTCGCGCTCGCGCCTTCGGCGCGCGAGGCGCCCGCGGCCTTCGCCGCGCTCGGCACGGAGGGGTGGCTGCGGTTCGGGTATCTCGCGATCGCCGGCAGCATGCTCGCCCCGCTGCTGCAGGTGCTGGCGCAGCGGCGCCTGCCGCCCGGGCGCATCGGGCTGCTGTTCGCGCTCGAGCCGGTGTTCGCCGTCGCCTTCGCGCTCACGATCGGCGCCGAGCGATTCGAGTCCCGCTGGTGGCTGGGCGCCGGACTCATCCTCAGCGCGGTCGTGATGGTGGAGTGGCGCGCGGGCGCTTCAGAATCCCGGCCAGCCAGGCCGTGA
- a CDS encoding redox-sensing transcriptional repressor Rex yields the protein MTKISESTVSRLSHYYRVLEEVAAEGGKVVSSQLLAEREGITSAQVRKDLSCFGSFGRRGLGYSVEHLRSQIRVILGLDRRWRVAVVGAGHIGSALLSYRGFESQGFDIVAVFDSDPKQVGRTEGVLTVRHVSQLSAEDAIDIGVIATPVRAAQEVADALAAAGVRGILNFAPRKLRVPDEVWVRTVDMTTEFESLSFALSQPHVARRRRAAG from the coding sequence ATGACGAAGATCTCGGAATCCACGGTCAGCCGCTTGTCGCACTACTACCGCGTCCTCGAGGAGGTCGCGGCGGAGGGCGGCAAGGTCGTCTCGTCGCAGCTGCTCGCCGAGCGCGAAGGCATCACCTCGGCGCAGGTGCGCAAGGACCTGTCCTGCTTCGGTTCGTTCGGACGGCGGGGGCTGGGCTACAGCGTCGAGCATCTGCGTTCCCAAATCCGCGTGATCCTCGGCCTCGACCGACGCTGGCGGGTCGCGGTGGTGGGGGCGGGGCACATCGGCTCGGCGCTGCTCTCGTACCGCGGGTTCGAATCGCAGGGTTTCGACATCGTCGCCGTCTTCGACTCCGACCCGAAGCAGGTCGGTCGCACGGAGGGGGTGCTGACGGTCCGGCACGTGTCGCAACTCTCGGCCGAGGACGCGATCGACATCGGCGTCATCGCGACGCCCGTGCGCGCGGCGCAGGAAGTGGCGGACGCGCTCGCCGCGGCGGGCGTGCGCGGCATCCTCAACTTCGCGCCGCGCAAGCTTCGCGTGCCCGACGAGGTCTGGGTGCGCACGGTGGACATGACGACCGAGTTCGAGAGCCTGTCGTTCGCGCTCTCGCAGCCGCACGTGGCGCGCCGGAGGCGGGCGGCCGGGTGA
- the gyrB gene encoding DNA topoisomerase (ATP-hydrolyzing) subunit B produces the protein MTEDRKGHHYDATSITVLEGLEAVRKRPAMYIGDIGARGLHHLIWEVVDNAVDEALAGFCTEISVTIEKDGSVTVRDNGRGIPTDLHATTGKPALEVVMTTLHAGGKFDSNSYKVSGGLHGVGVSCVNALSESCLVEVLRDGRLYTQEYERGAPKYDMKSRPAEKREKGSGTTVRFKPDHTIFEVTDFHYDTVVVRLRELAFLNSGLLIGLKDERTGKGAEYQYKGGIVEFIKFLNQNKEALHAKPVFFSRERDNVSVEVAFQYNDSYAETLLSFVNNINTIEGGTHVGGFRAALTRTLTNYASREGLTKNVKADISGEDVREGLTAVISIKMQNPQFEGQTKTKLGNHEIKGAVESVVGEGLREYFEENPSVARKIVDKMVAAARAREAARKARDLARRKTILDGGSLPGKLADCAWDNPEECELYIVEGDSAGGSAKQGRDRRFQAILPIRGKILNVEKARIDKILANEEIRSIITALGAGVKDEFDIARLRYHRIILMADADVDGAHIRTLLLTFLFRELKPLVDAGHVYIAQPPLFLVKSGKDEIYCFDEKEREEAIARIGKKNVLVQRYKGLGEMNPDQLWRTTMNPETRTLVRVTTAAAVEADRIFTILMGEQVEPRRQFIEENALSVQNLDV, from the coding sequence TTGACGGAAGACCGAAAGGGCCATCACTACGACGCGACCAGCATCACCGTCCTCGAGGGACTCGAGGCGGTCCGCAAGCGCCCCGCCATGTACATCGGCGACATCGGCGCGCGGGGGCTTCACCACCTGATCTGGGAAGTCGTGGACAATGCCGTGGACGAGGCCCTCGCCGGCTTCTGCACCGAAATCTCGGTGACGATCGAGAAGGACGGGAGCGTGACCGTGCGCGACAACGGCCGCGGCATCCCCACCGATCTGCACGCGACCACCGGCAAGCCCGCGCTCGAGGTGGTCATGACCACCCTGCACGCCGGCGGCAAGTTCGACAGCAACTCGTACAAGGTCTCGGGCGGCCTTCACGGCGTCGGCGTCTCGTGCGTGAACGCGCTCTCGGAGTCGTGCCTGGTCGAGGTTCTGCGCGACGGCCGGTTGTACACCCAGGAGTACGAGCGCGGCGCGCCGAAGTACGACATGAAGTCGCGTCCGGCCGAGAAGCGCGAAAAGGGCTCCGGCACGACGGTGCGCTTCAAGCCGGACCACACCATTTTCGAGGTCACCGACTTCCACTACGACACGGTCGTCGTGCGGCTGCGCGAGCTCGCGTTCCTGAACAGCGGCCTGCTGATCGGGCTCAAGGACGAACGGACGGGCAAGGGCGCCGAGTACCAGTACAAGGGCGGCATCGTCGAGTTCATCAAGTTCCTGAACCAGAACAAGGAGGCGCTGCACGCCAAGCCGGTGTTCTTCTCGCGCGAGCGCGACAACGTGTCGGTCGAGGTGGCGTTCCAGTACAACGACAGCTACGCCGAGACGCTGCTGTCGTTCGTGAACAACATCAACACGATCGAGGGCGGCACCCACGTCGGGGGGTTCCGCGCCGCGCTCACTCGGACGCTCACCAACTACGCGAGCCGCGAAGGCCTGACCAAGAACGTCAAGGCCGACATTTCGGGCGAGGACGTGCGCGAGGGGCTCACCGCGGTCATCTCGATCAAGATGCAGAACCCGCAGTTCGAGGGGCAGACCAAGACCAAGCTGGGCAACCACGAGATCAAGGGCGCGGTCGAAAGCGTCGTCGGCGAGGGGCTGCGCGAGTACTTCGAGGAGAACCCGTCCGTCGCCCGCAAGATCGTGGACAAGATGGTCGCGGCCGCGCGGGCCCGCGAGGCCGCGCGCAAGGCGCGCGACCTGGCGCGGCGCAAGACCATCCTCGACGGCGGTTCGTTGCCGGGCAAGCTGGCGGACTGCGCGTGGGACAACCCCGAGGAGTGCGAGCTCTACATCGTCGAGGGCGACTCGGCCGGCGGCAGCGCCAAGCAGGGCCGCGACCGCCGCTTCCAGGCGATCCTGCCGATCCGCGGCAAGATCCTGAACGTCGAGAAGGCGCGCATCGACAAGATCCTCGCCAACGAGGAAATCCGCAGCATCATCACCGCGCTCGGCGCCGGAGTGAAGGACGAGTTCGACATCGCCCGGCTGCGCTATCACCGGATCATCCTGATGGCGGACGCCGACGTGGACGGCGCCCACATCCGCACGCTGCTCCTGACGTTCCTGTTCCGCGAGCTCAAGCCGCTCGTGGACGCGGGCCACGTGTACATCGCGCAGCCCCCGCTGTTCCTCGTCAAGTCGGGCAAGGATGAGATCTACTGCTTCGACGAAAAGGAGCGCGAGGAGGCGATCGCGCGGATCGGAAAGAAGAACGTGCTCGTCCAGCGCTACAAGGGGCTCGGCGAAATGAATCCCGACCAGCTTTGGCGCACGACCATGAACCCCGAGACCCGCACCCTCGTGCGGGTCACCACCGCCGCCGCGGTCGAGGCCGACCGCATCTTCACGATCCTGATGGGCGAACAGGTCGAACCGCGCCGCCAGTTCATCGAGGAAAACGCGCTCTCGGTGCAGAACCTGGACGTCTGA
- the dnaA gene encoding chromosomal replication initiator protein DnaA: MAVPPVQPEERTRLWEQVLLSVRSRLVSHQAFETWIRPIVARELTPQLVDLEVPNAFFVDWIHEHHLSTLRVALHEVLGTTPRVRFTPRELVAPAPPAPARPASASPAPGGANAAAHANRPWAENPLNPRLTFESFVVGGSNRFTHAACRAVAERPGEVYNPLFIYGGSGLGKTHLLHAVGHAVKNARPEARVQYVPAERFTNEMIFAIQRGQTLTFRNRYRNIDVLLLDDVQFLAGKESTQEEFFYTFNALRDAHKQIVVSADKAPRDIGHLEERLISRFNQGLVADLQQPDLETRIAILRNRCEQEGAGVRLQDDVLLLLADRVRGNVRELEGCLVRLFAWASLVKQEITLDLAEEVLGQYVGVEPDHLQPERILTAVGEKFGVKGEALVGKRRTQAVALPRQVAMYLMRQLTDLSLAEIGRAFGGRDHTTVIYACEKIADRINTEDAFREKVNGLISTLASG; the protein is encoded by the coding sequence ATGGCCGTCCCGCCAGTGCAACCGGAGGAGCGGACGCGTCTCTGGGAGCAGGTCCTCCTGTCTGTCAGGTCAAGGCTCGTCAGTCACCAGGCGTTCGAAACCTGGATCAGGCCGATCGTGGCCCGCGAGCTCACGCCCCAGCTGGTCGATCTCGAAGTCCCCAACGCGTTCTTCGTGGACTGGATCCACGAACACCACCTCTCGACCCTGCGTGTCGCCCTGCATGAAGTCCTGGGCACGACGCCCCGCGTGCGCTTCACTCCACGCGAACTCGTCGCCCCCGCGCCACCCGCCCCCGCCAGGCCCGCGTCGGCCTCGCCGGCGCCGGGCGGGGCGAACGCGGCCGCACACGCGAACCGTCCGTGGGCCGAGAACCCACTCAACCCCCGCCTGACCTTCGAGTCGTTCGTCGTCGGCGGGAGCAACCGCTTCACCCACGCGGCCTGCCGCGCGGTCGCCGAACGGCCGGGCGAGGTCTACAACCCGCTGTTCATCTACGGCGGCTCGGGCCTGGGCAAGACGCACCTGCTGCACGCCGTGGGGCACGCGGTGAAGAACGCCCGTCCTGAAGCGCGCGTCCAGTACGTGCCGGCCGAGCGCTTCACGAACGAGATGATCTTCGCGATCCAGCGCGGCCAGACGCTGACGTTCCGGAACCGCTACCGGAACATCGACGTGCTGCTCCTCGACGACGTTCAGTTCCTCGCCGGCAAGGAGAGCACCCAGGAGGAGTTCTTCTACACGTTCAACGCGCTCCGCGACGCGCACAAGCAGATCGTCGTGTCCGCCGACAAGGCGCCTCGCGACATCGGCCATCTCGAGGAGCGCCTGATCTCGCGCTTCAACCAGGGGCTCGTCGCCGACCTCCAGCAACCGGATCTCGAGACCCGAATCGCCATCCTGCGGAACCGCTGCGAGCAGGAGGGCGCGGGGGTCCGCCTGCAGGACGACGTGCTGCTGCTGCTCGCCGACCGCGTCCGGGGCAACGTGCGCGAACTGGAAGGCTGCCTCGTGCGGCTGTTCGCCTGGGCGTCGCTCGTGAAGCAGGAAATCACGCTCGATCTGGCCGAGGAGGTTCTGGGCCAGTACGTCGGGGTCGAGCCCGACCACCTGCAGCCCGAGCGCATCCTGACCGCCGTGGGGGAGAAGTTCGGGGTGAAGGGCGAGGCGCTGGTCGGCAAGCGCCGAACGCAGGCGGTCGCGTTGCCGCGGCAGGTGGCGATGTACCTGATGCGCCAGCTCACCGACCTCTCGCTCGCCGAGATCGGGCGGGCGTTCGGGGGCCGGGACCACACGACCGTCATCTACGCGTGCGAGAAGATCGCGGACCGGATCAACACCGAGGACGCCTTTCGCGAGAAGGTCAACGGCCTGATTTCCACGCTCGCCTCGGGATGA
- a CDS encoding ABC transporter ATP-binding protein, whose product MIEIRGLRREYGDRLALDNVSLDVRAGEIVGLLGANGAGKSTLLRAAAGLQPPDAGSVRIGGHDVWAEPLAARAKLGYAAEEPTFHEELSSAEHLAFVAAVRGLAPDGARDRARELARRLDMDERLDDPVRGYSHGMRKKTSFLAAILHRPAVLLCDEALEGFDAPSAIEAKAELRALARGGTAVLFSSHVTETVERLCDRVVLLRAGRVAGSLSRADWGAPDEQHSRLERLFLDIVRPEGSA is encoded by the coding sequence ATGATCGAGATCCGCGGCCTGCGACGCGAATACGGGGACCGGCTCGCGCTCGACAACGTCTCGCTCGACGTGCGGGCCGGCGAAATCGTCGGGTTGCTCGGCGCCAACGGCGCGGGCAAGAGCACGCTCCTGCGCGCCGCCGCCGGACTGCAGCCGCCGGATGCGGGCTCGGTGCGGATCGGCGGACACGACGTCTGGGCCGAGCCGCTCGCGGCACGTGCGAAGCTCGGCTACGCCGCCGAGGAGCCGACGTTCCACGAGGAGCTCTCCTCGGCCGAACACCTGGCCTTCGTCGCCGCCGTGCGCGGGCTCGCGCCCGACGGGGCCCGCGATCGCGCCCGCGAGCTGGCGCGGCGGCTCGACATGGACGAGCGGCTCGACGACCCCGTGCGCGGCTACTCGCACGGGATGCGCAAGAAGACCTCGTTCCTCGCCGCCATACTGCACCGGCCCGCCGTGCTGCTGTGCGACGAGGCGCTGGAAGGTTTCGACGCCCCCTCGGCCATCGAGGCCAAGGCCGAGTTGCGCGCGCTGGCGCGCGGCGGAACGGCCGTCCTGTTCTCCAGCCACGTCACCGAAACGGTCGAGAGGCTGTGCGACCGCGTCGTGCTGTTGCGCGCGGGCCGCGTCGCGGGCTCGCTGTCACGCGCCGACTGGGGCGCGCCCGACGAGCAGCATTCGCGGCTCGAGCGTCTGTTCCTCGACATCGTCCGTCCCGAAGGGAGTGCCTGA
- a CDS encoding DUF721 domain-containing protein, producing MSMKPVAAIVADVLRNLRLDETAAGWSVVEQWPVLAGERIARRTRAVGYRDGVMTIEVEGSAWMHELGFLKRELVERANQSAGAKVVREVRFVAARGGIRR from the coding sequence ATGAGCATGAAGCCGGTGGCGGCGATCGTCGCGGACGTGCTGCGGAATCTCCGTTTGGACGAGACCGCGGCGGGCTGGAGCGTCGTCGAGCAGTGGCCGGTGCTGGCGGGAGAGAGGATCGCGCGCCGGACGCGCGCGGTCGGTTATCGGGACGGCGTCATGACGATCGAGGTCGAAGGATCGGCCTGGATGCACGAGCTCGGCTTCCTCAAGCGAGAGCTCGTGGAGCGAGCGAACCAGTCCGCGGGCGCGAAGGTCGTGCGCGAGGTGCGGTTCGTTGCGGCACGCGGAGGGATCCGGCGTTGA
- the dnaN gene encoding DNA polymerase III subunit beta: protein MDLTIQQGDLVFAVGRALGSVQQRSTQPILNCVLLEADKNGLRVTGTDMDVTTSVLVPCTVRSPGRSAVVARHFHEVVRKMPKGAVTLTQSGNQCEVKYGDGKGWSRFPIQAPDEFPRVPELKGGTTLTLEGDALARMVERTAYATSDEPARPQLNGVFVHGGDQHIAFVATDGHRLARSTRDGSFGELSKEGVIVPARVFATVSKFAQEATSPVEMRVADGRNHAGFSTQVGEYHVQVFARLIEGPYPNYEQVIPKDNPRELVVSRGDLIEAVDIVASHADTSTQQIRFSLRDGKFSVSSATADFGAGEQSVEAEYKGEDMEIGYNAKYLLQILRSIPTERVVVRLKTALSAGILEPVGAPPQADEKLLCLIMPLRLPDAAG, encoded by the coding sequence ATGGACCTCACCATCCAGCAGGGCGATCTGGTTTTTGCCGTCGGTCGGGCCCTTGGATCGGTTCAGCAGCGAAGCACCCAGCCCATCCTGAACTGCGTCCTCCTGGAAGCCGACAAGAACGGCCTGCGCGTGACGGGGACCGACATGGACGTGACCACCTCCGTCCTCGTGCCCTGCACGGTTCGCTCCCCCGGGCGTTCGGCGGTCGTCGCGCGGCACTTCCACGAGGTGGTTCGCAAGATGCCCAAGGGTGCCGTCACGCTCACGCAATCGGGCAACCAGTGCGAGGTGAAGTACGGCGACGGCAAGGGCTGGTCGCGATTCCCGATCCAGGCGCCGGACGAGTTTCCCCGCGTACCCGAGCTCAAGGGCGGCACGACCCTCACGCTCGAAGGCGACGCGCTCGCCCGAATGGTCGAGCGTACCGCCTACGCGACCTCGGACGAGCCGGCCCGCCCGCAGCTCAATGGCGTATTCGTCCACGGCGGCGACCAGCACATCGCCTTCGTGGCGACCGACGGCCACCGTCTCGCGAGGAGCACGCGCGACGGATCGTTCGGAGAGCTGTCGAAGGAAGGAGTCATCGTGCCGGCGCGCGTGTTCGCGACGGTCAGCAAGTTCGCACAGGAGGCGACGAGCCCCGTCGAGATGCGCGTCGCCGACGGCCGGAACCACGCGGGCTTCTCGACGCAGGTCGGCGAGTACCACGTTCAGGTGTTCGCGCGGTTGATCGAGGGTCCGTACCCGAACTACGAACAGGTGATCCCGAAGGACAATCCCCGCGAACTCGTGGTTTCGCGAGGCGACCTCATCGAGGCGGTGGACATCGTCGCGTCGCACGCGGACACCAGCACACAGCAGATTCGATTCTCGCTCCGGGACGGCAAGTTCTCCGTGTCGTCTGCGACCGCCGATTTCGGAGCCGGCGAGCAGAGCGTCGAGGCCGAGTACAAGGGCGAGGACATGGAAATCGGGTACAACGCCAAGTACCTGCTCCAGATCCTTCGCAGCATTCCGACCGAGCGCGTGGTGGTTCGCCTCAAGACCGCGCTGTCCGCCGGCATCCTCGAGCCGGTGGGCGCGCCGCCGCAGGCGGACGAGAAGCTGCTGTGCCTGATCATGCCCCTGCGGCTTCCGGACGCGGCGGGATGA
- the gyrA gene encoding DNA gyrase subunit A, translating into MALNDRSKIVEMNIEDEMKTSYINYSMSVIVSRALPDVRDGLKPSQRRILVAMNDLNLAPGRGFRKCAKIAGDTSGNYHPHGEGVVYPTLVRLAQDWVLRYPLVDGQGNFGSIDGDAPAAMRYTEARLTALAMEMLADLEKNTVDFRPNYDETREEPTVLPSVVPNLLVNGCSGIAVGMATEVPPHNLREICDAIVAIIDRPELETEELLKIVSGPDFPTGGIIYGTQGIRDCYRSGRGIMKVRARVQVEEGKGGRMSLVATEIPFQVNKGSLLEKIADMVRDGKVAGISDLRDESDRDGMRIVIELKKDANPKVVLNNLFVHTPLQTSIGAIMLALVDNRPQVLTLRAILDQYIRHRREVVRRRTEFDLAEAERRAHILEGLKIALDHLDAVIALIRKSKDPETAREGLMKEFKLSEIQANAILEMRLQRLTGLEREKIEKEYLEVIQLIEKLRSILASEKKMLGIIQDEVRRLREKYGDDRRTQIVAEEGEINYEDTIEQKDMVITISHAGYIKRQEVSAYRAQRRGGKGVIGARTKDDDFIEHLFVANTHAYLLFLTDRGRCYWLKVHEIEQAGRMAKGRPLVNHLEGLGRDEKVQAVVAVKTFDDQHYLVCATRKGLIKKTVLSAYGNVRKAGINAVLLEEGDALIEAVITDGTQDVILAKKKGLAIRFHENEVRAMGRTAYGVKAVTLDDEQDEVVSMVGVKRQATLLAVTENGYGKRSELAEYRVSHRGGKGIITIKTTERNGDVVAVKEVVDGDELMIITRQGQMIRMPVKGISVLGRNTQGVRLVNLAEPAEGELLPDAVSGVTRVVSEDDDNGGDNGENAAAGDGPVEA; encoded by the coding sequence ATGGCGCTGAACGACCGGTCGAAGATCGTCGAGATGAACATCGAAGACGAGATGAAGACCAGTTACATCAACTACTCGATGTCGGTCATCGTCTCGCGCGCGCTGCCGGACGTCCGCGACGGCCTCAAGCCCTCGCAGCGACGGATTCTGGTCGCGATGAACGACCTGAACCTGGCGCCGGGGCGCGGCTTCCGCAAGTGCGCCAAGATCGCGGGCGACACGTCGGGCAACTACCACCCGCACGGCGAGGGCGTCGTGTACCCGACGCTCGTGCGCCTCGCGCAGGACTGGGTCCTTCGCTATCCGCTCGTGGACGGCCAGGGCAACTTCGGCTCGATCGACGGCGACGCGCCGGCCGCCATGCGCTACACCGAGGCCCGCCTGACCGCGCTGGCGATGGAGATGCTCGCCGACCTCGAAAAGAACACGGTGGACTTCCGGCCGAACTACGACGAGACGCGCGAGGAGCCCACGGTCCTGCCGTCGGTGGTGCCGAACCTGCTCGTCAACGGCTGCTCGGGAATCGCCGTCGGCATGGCGACCGAGGTCCCGCCGCACAACCTGCGAGAGATCTGCGACGCGATCGTCGCGATCATCGACCGGCCCGAGCTGGAGACCGAGGAGCTGCTCAAGATCGTCAGCGGCCCGGACTTTCCGACCGGCGGCATCATCTACGGGACGCAGGGCATCCGCGATTGCTATCGCAGCGGCCGCGGCATCATGAAGGTGCGTGCGCGGGTTCAGGTGGAGGAGGGCAAGGGCGGCCGCATGAGCCTCGTCGCCACCGAGATCCCGTTCCAGGTGAACAAGGGCTCGTTGCTCGAGAAGATCGCCGACATGGTGCGCGACGGGAAGGTCGCCGGCATCAGCGACCTCCGCGACGAGTCCGACCGCGACGGCATGCGCATCGTGATCGAGCTCAAGAAGGACGCGAATCCCAAGGTCGTCCTGAACAACCTGTTCGTCCACACGCCGCTGCAGACCTCGATCGGCGCGATCATGCTCGCGCTGGTGGACAACCGGCCGCAGGTCCTGACGCTGCGTGCCATTCTCGACCAGTACATCCGCCACCGGCGCGAGGTCGTGCGCCGGCGGACGGAGTTCGACCTCGCCGAGGCGGAGCGCCGCGCGCACATCCTCGAGGGTCTCAAGATCGCGCTGGACCACCTCGACGCGGTCATCGCGCTGATCCGCAAGTCGAAGGATCCCGAGACGGCGCGCGAAGGCCTGATGAAGGAGTTCAAGCTCTCGGAGATCCAGGCCAACGCGATCCTCGAGATGCGGCTGCAGCGCCTGACCGGCCTCGAACGCGAGAAGATCGAGAAGGAATATCTCGAGGTCATCCAGCTCATCGAGAAGCTCCGCTCGATCCTGGCCAGCGAGAAGAAGATGCTCGGCATCATCCAGGACGAGGTGCGCCGCCTGCGCGAGAAGTACGGTGACGATCGCCGTACGCAGATCGTGGCGGAAGAGGGCGAGATCAACTACGAGGACACCATCGAGCAGAAGGACATGGTGATCACGATCTCGCACGCGGGCTACATCAAGCGGCAGGAGGTTTCCGCGTACCGGGCGCAGCGCCGCGGCGGCAAGGGCGTGATCGGGGCGCGCACCAAGGACGACGACTTCATCGAGCACCTGTTCGTCGCGAACACGCACGCCTACCTGCTGTTCCTGACGGACCGGGGCCGTTGCTACTGGCTCAAGGTGCACGAGATCGAACAGGCCGGCCGCATGGCCAAGGGCCGCCCGCTGGTGAACCACCTCGAGGGCCTCGGCCGGGACGAGAAGGTCCAGGCGGTCGTGGCGGTCAAGACGTTCGACGACCAGCACTACCTCGTGTGCGCGACGCGCAAGGGCCTCATCAAGAAGACGGTGCTTTCGGCCTACGGCAACGTGCGCAAGGCGGGCATCAACGCGGTGCTGCTCGAGGAGGGCGACGCGCTGATCGAGGCGGTCATCACCGACGGCACGCAGGACGTCATCCTGGCCAAGAAGAAGGGGCTCGCGATCCGCTTCCACGAGAACGAGGTGCGCGCCATGGGCCGGACCGCCTACGGCGTGAAAGCCGTGACGCTCGACGACGAGCAGGACGAGGTCGTGAGCATGGTCGGCGTCAAGCGGCAGGCCACGCTGCTGGCGGTGACCGAGAACGGTTACGGCAAGCGCAGCGAACTGGCCGAATACCGCGTGTCGCACCGCGGAGGCAAGGGCATCATCACGATCAAGACCACCGAACGGAACGGCGACGTGGTCGCGGTGAAGGAGGTCGTGGACGGCGACGAGCTCATGATCATCACCCGCCAGGGCCAGATGATCCGCATGCCGGTCAAGGGGATCTCGGTGCTCGGACGCAACACCCAGGGCGTGCGGCTCGTGAACCTCGCGGAGCCGGCCGAGGGCGAGCTGCTGCCCGACGCGGTGTCGGGCGTGACGCGCGTGGTCTCGGAGGACGACGACAACGGCGGCGACAACGGCGAGAACGCCGCCGCCGGGGACGGACCCGTCGAGGCGTGA
- a CDS encoding histone deacetylase produces MSSRPAVVWSRGYACDLGTHVFPTEKYGLVYRALEASGDLRGADALEPPPATRELLALAHEAAYLDDLEALRWTVRTMYSELPLEEPIVRASALAASGTVLAAREALRRGAVAHVGGGFHHAYAGHAEGFCYLNDLAVAACAVRAERLVERVAVVDLDVHQGNGTAHVFRDEPEVFTLSLHQTNNYPEPKERGDLDVGLADGADDAAYLLALDPALERVWAHKPQLVLYQAGADPYRDDQLGGLALTFEGLEARDERVLAGCASRGIPVVTTLGGGYARQRDDTVRIHAATCRRTLRLS; encoded by the coding sequence ATGAGCTCGCGACCGGCGGTGGTGTGGTCCCGGGGCTACGCGTGCGATCTCGGCACTCATGTCTTTCCGACCGAGAAGTACGGGCTCGTGTACCGCGCCCTGGAGGCTTCGGGCGATCTGCGTGGCGCGGACGCGCTCGAGCCGCCTCCGGCGACGCGCGAACTGCTCGCGCTGGCCCACGAAGCGGCCTACCTCGACGACCTCGAAGCGCTGCGCTGGACCGTGCGAACGATGTATTCCGAGTTGCCGCTCGAGGAGCCGATCGTGCGCGCGTCCGCACTCGCCGCCTCGGGCACCGTGCTCGCCGCGCGCGAAGCGCTGCGTCGCGGGGCGGTGGCGCACGTCGGCGGCGGTTTTCACCACGCGTACGCGGGGCACGCCGAGGGTTTCTGCTACCTCAACGATCTCGCGGTGGCGGCGTGCGCGGTGCGGGCCGAGCGCCTCGTGGAACGCGTCGCGGTGGTGGACCTCGACGTCCACCAGGGCAACGGAACGGCGCATGTCTTTCGCGACGAACCGGAGGTGTTCACGCTCTCGCTGCACCAGACGAACAACTATCCCGAACCCAAGGAGCGGGGCGATCTCGACGTCGGGCTCGCCGACGGCGCGGACGACGCGGCCTACCTGCTCGCGCTCGACCCGGCGCTCGAGCGTGTCTGGGCCCACAAGCCCCAGCTGGTGCTCTACCAGGCAGGGGCCGATCCCTACCGGGACGATCAACTGGGCGGACTCGCGCTCACGTTCGAGGGACTCGAGGCGCGCGACGAGCGGGTGCTGGCCGGATGCGCGTCGCGCGGCATTCCGGTGGTGACGACGCTCGGCGGCGGTTACGCCCGGCAGCGGGACGACACCGTGCGCATTCACGCGGCGACCTGCCGTCGCACGCTGCGACTGTCCTGA